A single region of the Helicobacter colisuis genome encodes:
- the dnaK gene encoding molecular chaperone DnaK, protein MGKVLGIDLGTTNSAMAVFEGNESKIIANKEGKNTTPSVVAFTDKGEILVGDPAKRQAITNPEKTIYSIKRIMGLMFNEDKAQEAKKRLPYKVVDRNGACAIEIAGKVYTPQEISAKILMKLKADAESYLGEEVTEAVITVPAYFNDAQRKATKEAGTIAGLNVLRIINEPTSAALAYGLDKKQAEKIVVYDLGGGTFDVTVLETGDNVVEVLATGGDAFLGGDDFDNAIIDWAAKEFEDENGINLKNDVMALQRLKEAAENAKKELSSAQETEINLPFITADASGPKHLVKKISRAKFESLIESYINQTINKIGDVIKDADLSKGDIAEVVMVGGSTRIPKVQERVKEFIGKELNKSVNPDEVVAIGAAIQGGVLKGDVKDVLLLDVTPLSLGIETLGGVMTKIIDRGTTIPVKKNQVFSTAEDNQPAVTIQVLQGERELARDNKVLGNFELSGIPAAPRGVPQIEVTFDIDANGILTVSAKDKATGKAQEIKITGSSGLSDSEIEKMVKDAELNKEEDKKKKEAIEVRNQADSLVYQTQKSLDEMKEKIDSSEAEKIQNAINDLQTTLKNENASKEEIEQKVKALTGVSHKLAEAMYQKDQNAQGGATQQNKKDDDVIDAEVE, encoded by the coding sequence ATGGGAAAAGTATTAGGAATTGACTTAGGAACAACAAATTCAGCAATGGCGGTTTTTGAAGGAAATGAATCAAAAATCATTGCAAATAAAGAAGGGAAAAATACAACTCCATCGGTTGTGGCTTTTACTGATAAAGGTGAGATTTTGGTAGGAGATCCTGCAAAAAGACAAGCTATCACTAATCCAGAAAAAACTATTTATTCTATTAAAAGAATTATGGGATTAATGTTTAATGAAGATAAAGCTCAAGAAGCTAAAAAAAGACTTCCTTATAAAGTAGTTGATAGAAATGGTGCTTGTGCGATTGAAATTGCAGGAAAAGTTTATACGCCACAAGAGATTTCTGCAAAGATTCTTATGAAGCTTAAAGCTGATGCAGAAAGTTATTTGGGAGAGGAAGTAACAGAAGCAGTTATCACCGTTCCAGCCTATTTTAACGATGCACAAAGAAAAGCAACTAAAGAAGCAGGGACAATTGCGGGGCTTAATGTGCTTAGAATCATCAATGAGCCAACTTCAGCAGCACTTGCTTATGGTTTGGATAAAAAACAAGCAGAAAAAATCGTAGTTTATGATTTGGGTGGTGGGACATTTGATGTTACCGTGCTAGAAACAGGCGATAATGTTGTAGAAGTTTTGGCAACAGGTGGTGATGCGTTTTTAGGTGGAGATGACTTTGATAACGCTATTATTGATTGGGCAGCAAAAGAATTTGAAGATGAAAATGGAATCAATCTCAAAAATGATGTAATGGCACTTCAAAGATTAAAAGAAGCAGCAGAAAACGCTAAAAAAGAGTTAAGTAGTGCGCAAGAAACTGAAATTAACTTGCCTTTTATTACAGCGGATGCAAGCGGTCCAAAACACTTGGTTAAAAAGATTAGTCGTGCTAAGTTTGAATCGCTTATTGAATCTTATATCAACCAAACTATTAATAAAATCGGCGATGTTATCAAAGATGCAGATTTAAGCAAAGGGGATATTGCAGAAGTTGTTATGGTGGGTGGTTCTACAAGGATTCCAAAAGTTCAAGAAAGAGTGAAAGAGTTTATCGGTAAAGAGCTTAATAAATCAGTGAATCCAGATGAAGTTGTGGCAATTGGTGCGGCAATTCAAGGGGGTGTATTAAAAGGCGATGTAAAAGATGTTTTATTGCTTGATGTTACACCTCTTAGCTTGGGAATTGAAACATTAGGTGGAGTGATGACGAAGATTATTGATCGAGGCACGACTATTCCTGTTAAGAAAAATCAAGTTTTCTCAACGGCAGAAGACAATCAACCTGCTGTAACTATTCAAGTTTTACAAGGGGAGAGAGAACTTGCAAGAGATAATAAAGTGCTTGGAAATTTTGAGCTAAGCGGTATCCCAGCAGCACCAAGAGGTGTGCCTCAAATTGAAGTTACTTTTGATATTGATGCAAATGGTATCTTAACAGTGAGCGCCAAAGACAAAGCAACAGGCAAAGCTCAAGAAATCAAAATCACAGGTTCTAGTGGATTGTCTGATTCTGAAATTGAAAAAATGGTAAAAGATGCTGAACTTAATAAAGAAGAAGACAAAAAGAAAAAAGAAGCTATTGAAGTAAGAAATCAAGCAGATAGCCTTGTTTATCAAACTCAAAAAAGCCTTGATGAAATGAAAGAAAAAATTGATTCAAGCGAGGCTGAAAAGATTCAAAATGCAATCAATGATTTGCAAACAACTTTGAAAAATGAAAATGCTTCTAAAGAAGAGATTGAGCAAAAAGTTAAGGCACTCACAGGAGTAAGCCACAAACTTGCTGAAGCAATGTATCAAAAAGATCAAAATGCACAAGGCGGCGCAACACAACAAAATAAAAAAGATGATGATGTGATTGATGCAGAAGTCGAATAA